The genomic segment GCGCGCTGCCTTTCCCTTGCTGCGGAGCTCTTCGACGGACGCGCTCATGTCCCGAGCCGATCACGGAACGAGCGCGAGGGCTCGACCGTCGCGCCCATTCCGTAGGCGAGGTTCTCAAGCATGTGATCGGAGGTCACCACCCGGATCGAGGCGGGGTCCGAGTCGCTGCGGACCCGCCTCAGGATCTCCTCGTCGGCCGCGTCGCGCTTCGGCTTCGGCGCGTTGGCGACTTCGATCAAAGGGGATGTGATCCGCGGGCGTGGCGCGCGCTCGAAGACGACCGTCACCTCGGCGCCGTTTCGCGCCGCCCACTCCTCGAGATCGACGACGAGTCGGGCCATCGCCGCGTCGCGGTCGCGCCACCAGCCATCGGGCCGGCAGCCGATCACGTTCATTCCGTCGACGATCCAGCGCACGTCCGGCGGACCGTACCGGCGCTCGCCGCGATTGCAATCGCGAAATTCGCGCCTATGTTCGGCGCCGACACCGCGAAAGGAGAATCCGTGACCAGCTCACCCTCGATCGTCCTCGTCCACGGAGCCTGGGCCGACGGCTCCTGCTGGAGCGATGTCATCGCCCGCCTGCAGGCCGACGGCTACGACGTCACCGCGGTTCAGCTTCCGGAGAACTCGCTCGCCGATGACGCCGCGCGGGTCCGCCACGTCCTCGGACGCCAGAGCGGGCCGACGATCCTCGCCGGCCACTCCTACGGGGGTCAGGTCATCACCTCGCTCGGTTCGGACGCGCCGAACGTCGTCGGCCTCGTCTACATCGCCGCGTTCGGACTCGACGAGGGCGAATCGATCGGTGGACTCCTCGAGCAGGGTGGGCCGCCGAGCCCCGCGCTCGCCCACCTCGAGATCGACGACCTCGGGTTCGCGCGCGTGCCCGAAGCCGACTTCGTGGGCCACTTCGCAGGCGACATCGAGACGGCGCGCGCCAGGGTGATGTACGCGGTCCAGCAGCCCCTCCACACGTCGACCCTCGCCGACGTGATGGGCGAGCCCGCGTGGCGTTCGCTGCCGTCGTGGTTCCTCGTGGCGACGGAGGACGAGGCGATCCCGCCCGACGCTCAGCGGGCGTTCGCACAGCGGATGCAGGCCGACACGACGGAGGTCGCGAGCGGTCACTGCGCGATGGTCTCCCACCCCGACGAGACGGTGGAGCGCATCGTCGCGGCCGCGAGATCGGTGACCGTAACCTGAGGGCGTGAGCGCCGGCGGGGGAAGTGAGGAACAGACCCCCGCCTCGCCCGGCCCCCTACGCGATCTCGCGGCGCCGCTTCGCCGCTTCCTGTCCACCGAGTCGGGCGGAGCCGGGCTCCTCCTCGCCGCGACCCTGATCGCGCTGATCTGGGCGAACAGCCCGTGGGCGGCGAGCTACGACGAGCTCTGGCACACCGAGCTCGCGATCACCCTCGGCGACGCGTCGCTGGCGATGGACCTCGGCCACTGGGTCGACGACGGCCTGATGATCTTGTTCTTCTTCGTCATCGGCCTCGAGCTGCGTCGCGAGGTCTCGCTCGGCGAGCTGTCGGACAGAAGCCGGGTGGCCGTGCCCGCGATCGCCGGCGCGGCGGGGATCCTCGTCCCGGCGGCGATCTTTCTCGCGCTCAATCCGACCGGTGAGCTGTCTGGCGGCTGGGGGGTCGTGATCGCCACCGATACGGCGTTCGTCCTCGGGCTGCTCGCGTTGATCGGACCCGCCTGCCCGACTCAGCTGCGCGTCTTCCTGCTCACGCTCTCGATCGTCGACGACCTGATCGCCGTCAGCGCGATCGGGATCTTCTACTCCGAGAGCGTCGATCCGTTCGCGATCGCGGTGGCGGCCGGATGCCTCGTCGGCTTCGTGGCGCTCAGCCGCTCGAACACGTGGCGGATCTCGGCCTACGTCCTGCTCGGCACCGTGCTCTGGGTGGCAGGCGTGGAGTCGGGGCTGCACCCGTCGATCTTCGGGATGCTCGCGGGGATCGCGATCAACGCGACGCCTCCCGAGCGCGAGCAGGTCGAGCGCGCCGGGCGCAGCTTCCGTGCCTTCCGGCAGTCGCCGCTGCCCGAGGTCGGTCGCGCCGCGCGACTCGAGCTCGCGCGCGCCGTGTCGGTCAACGACCGCTTCCAGGTCCTGCTGCACCCGGCTACGTCGTACGCGATCGTGCCGCTGTTCGCGCTCGCCAACGCCGGCGTCGATCTCGGAGGCGGTGTACTCGGCGAGGCGCTGCGATCGCCGCTCACCTGGGGCGTCGTCGCCGGCCTCGTCGTCGGCAAGCTGGTCGGGATCTCGGTTGCCGCGCTCGGGTCCGTGCGCCTCGGCGTCGGCGAGCTGCCGACCGGAGTCAGCGGCCTGCAGGTCGTCGGTGGCGCCGCCCTGTCGGGCATCGGCTTCACCGTCTCGCTGCTGATCGCCGACCTCGCTTTCGACGACGAGGCGCTCGTCGACCAGGCGACGATCGGAATCCTGATCGCGGCGCTGCTGTCCGCCCTGCTCGGCCGCCTCATCTTCGGCTTCGCGGCCCGCTACCGCGGCCAGCGCACCGCCTCGCTGCCGCGCGCGCTCTCCGAACCCGTCGACCCGCGGGTCGATCACGTGCGCGGACCGGTCGATGCGCCGCTGACCCTCGTCGAGTACGCGGACTTCGAGTGCCCGTTCTGCGGCAAGGCGACGGGCATGGTCCGAGAGCTCGCGCAACGGAACGACGGCCGGCTGCGCTACGTC from the Thermoleophilia bacterium SCSIO 60948 genome contains:
- a CDS encoding RNA-binding protein codes for the protein MRWIVDGMNVIGCRPDGWWRDRDAAMARLVVDLEEWAARNGAEVTVVFERAPRPRITSPLIEVANAPKPKRDAADEEILRRVRSDSDPASIRVVTSDHMLENLAYGMGATVEPSRSFRDRLGT
- a CDS encoding alpha/beta hydrolase, coding for MTSSPSIVLVHGAWADGSCWSDVIARLQADGYDVTAVQLPENSLADDAARVRHVLGRQSGPTILAGHSYGGQVITSLGSDAPNVVGLVYIAAFGLDEGESIGGLLEQGGPPSPALAHLEIDDLGFARVPEADFVGHFAGDIETARARVMYAVQQPLHTSTLADVMGEPAWRSLPSWFLVATEDEAIPPDAQRAFAQRMQADTTEVASGHCAMVSHPDETVERIVAAARSVTVT
- the nhaA gene encoding Na+/H+ antiporter NhaA — translated: MSTESGGAGLLLAATLIALIWANSPWAASYDELWHTELAITLGDASLAMDLGHWVDDGLMILFFFVIGLELRREVSLGELSDRSRVAVPAIAGAAGILVPAAIFLALNPTGELSGGWGVVIATDTAFVLGLLALIGPACPTQLRVFLLTLSIVDDLIAVSAIGIFYSESVDPFAIAVAAGCLVGFVALSRSNTWRISAYVLLGTVLWVAGVESGLHPSIFGMLAGIAINATPPEREQVERAGRSFRAFRQSPLPEVGRAARLELARAVSVNDRFQVLLHPATSYAIVPLFALANAGVDLGGGVLGEALRSPLTWGVVAGLVVGKLVGISVAALGSVRLGVGELPTGVSGLQVVGGAALSGIGFTVSLLIADLAFDDEALVDQATIGILIAALLSALLGRLIFGFAARYRGQRTASLPRALSEPVDPRVDHVRGPVDAPLTLVEYADFECPFCGKATGMVRELAQRNDGRLRYVFRHLPNPEIHPHAELAAEAAEAAADQGKFWEMHDLLFANSSELEYEDLLGYAADLDLDVERFARDLSSGRHADRVGRDLTSAEQSGARGTPTFFVGERRHVGPYDAATLDAELHDAG